One genomic window of Plasmodium coatneyi strain Hackeri chromosome 12, complete sequence includes the following:
- a CDS encoding RNA-helicase: MKPRLNNRVKGNSYYEYSIKHGKYDIDEAVAYIQRSSFFRSCGGAGRVGRHSGRDSSSGSSSDSNLDSSIDSNLCSSIDSNLCSSLDSSLDDSPKDNHTGRREPTLQRKLLRLMREEKKYMRNGTHKQRGPPNVKKKSKDYEEDHLEGGESGLMYVHDMCEKILNSGKAFSQSTDRYIIMNRRNQIKKISLNEMNELITEIIYTTLTRDNLENSLLDLLGEEHIDFIFNIIKNKENIKRDIKLLSKYVDVKEKVLASNFFITDKTTDGINSKKNIFIKKENIEKIVDFFLYTLKENNFGDVKKIYIPNEENQLEEIQVPRNTSYSYTDNVTKVRINRLENFQFSKDELVSVKVLPFWHKYIFEFEHFNYVQSKVFKAAFQTNKNLLVSAPTGCGKTNIALLVILQQICLFCEQNGISLERIAQNYLLRSGEGVNTREFRHANVNHEKPNGQVIDEPPKEESPSEDPPNEDSTNEDQPNEDIPIGDLPNGDPLHEDPPSDDSASDHANDHANDHANDHANDHAPSRGGNSINAKEFKIIYIAPMKSLVFEITNLFQRKLKIFNLKVCEYTKEHSLTSKQLEGVHIIVTVPEKLDILLRNSSYSTTVSDESLIKHIKCLILDEVHLLNTDRGDVIETIVARFLRYSETSQSVRRIMAMSATLPNYNDVRDFLKVEKDMCFYFNESYRSIQLDKTLYGIHEKNMNKLNVAKNVYAYGEIINALKKDKQCIIFVCSRNDTQKTIQFLIDYAVKNGEIDYFLTNLYTDSDINKRIKKSNNMYVKQFYEFGCSIHHAGMSRSDKILVEDLFKKKAFNVLCCTSTLAWGVNLPVHTVIIKGTNFFSSESGKMEDMDILDINQIFGRCGRPQYEDHGHAILITERTKLYKYIKLLTNNTIIESSFLKNIENHLNAEISIGTTKNIEDGIKWLEYTYLYVRMKKNPNLYDADLTTDIHLYNKRKDIILKAIQNLSENKLVRRVFLTNDFIGTFYGHIAAKYYVDYQTIGIFAANIDRSNYIEVIDVISKSKEFENIQIRNEDMKDFMFLKSRCEINEQYDESKCMTLRILIESYLRRIQINNFSLICEINYVIQNIIRILYAYYEICLNVLKNISNLIMNTHNLIVSILRRLPINCCVFRHFCYKNELLEKKNMTFSSQPAKGAKHRNDPSEDNAASHPNHLPYRGKYVNPSEMLEEEYANNHDSYNTPQGRYRKNQNYTIYLKESVVNILEKKKLTHESIDTLTKSELLFFLRNEVYTNQILYYKNVIPNLHIDGYIQPITQTIMKINLQVQLINTIWSDQWNDLQENFHLFLLNTLNNDILYFQKFSIHKKDRKKIHDISFEFPIANQMPPQITVQFLSMNWCNLSYVHIFNTNNLFINQKINIFSEILPIVPLSTQILKIPSYIKFFSFRYFNPIQTQMFHATFHTDENILLGAPTGSGKTVIGELCILRNLLHHEREKAVYICPMKAIVNERYKSWASKFKNLLNKNVIELTGDKNENKENIVDSDIIICTPEKLDVISRNWKNKKFMKNVNLIIFDEIHLLGQENRGGVIEILINRFKNMEQYLNKKIRLVGLTTVITSVDDLILWLDVKEDYLFNFPSSCRIVPCKTHILGFTQKAYCARMSVMNKNVFDAINQYAQSKNVLIFVSSRRQTRVTGYDIISLNLSSHNLNFLHTENLLNDKSHIQFLLNSSKRKDGKKKKKKKKKKFPKGEEEPNERQYPRRSFETNHFERSHDDDHHFDSDSGDDESNDLLDYTALMSKNLSGEEKTQVANMLFQNYLNIIENEHLKDLLRYGIGIHHAGLNENDKNIVEYFFLNKIIQILICTSTLAWGINLPAYLVIIKGNEFYDAKTKKYKDISYTDLLQMIGRAGRPQFDDKALAILLVQEKRKNAIKNFLYHPMNIESNIIENLNEHINAEICSKVISNKEDLFNYLTKSYYFKRLFSNPSYYIKDVQYVQLFDNNILSNQAKKVIYEHVNKIIDSTISFLQNNKCIQVTMEDYMYTYCATPLGHIASVYYLKCETVSFFYKMVEQSCERHNYVEDENDEGEDHSGDLQNGNGVVDQGEVAMDLGEAIIGPTNEDHCVEDKATTPEERHELHRTQTKELDFYGLFALIAQAREFDDVPLRHNEDQYNVKLRNQIPLDINMNMRNIKTYLLLLSRLYECTYETVDYHIDLKLVMDQIARVINGFIDICLLFGKYNYIKNLILIYQCINQKIQPSQNSLNQIKDINDSQLAKLEELQIKNLKDLLKFDKSFLYSLNIFHTSQLDFIFQIPSLTSSVKLFYKSVNPANDVAEKKYNFVSIPCVNHLKNENKFFFKMKHHDPNEIIIKVFFCFFNKVSRDSNSSAPPSANVQWYAILHDCAQDESVSIKRFNNAPLKKTSSVSFTLEDLVRGTYDFSVYAHSDTYYGIDHEVREESAFTK, encoded by the exons ATGAAGCCACGATTAAACAACCGAGTGAAGGGAAATTCTTACTATGAATATTCCATCAAGCATGGGAAGTATGACATTGACGAAGCGGTGGCGTACATACAGAGGAGCTCATTCTTCAGAAGTTGCGGCGGGGCTGGGCGCGTGGGCAGGCACAGCGGCAGGGATAGTAGTTCAGGTAGCAGTTCAGATAGTAATTTAGATAGTAGTATAGATAGCAATTTATGTAGTAGTATAGATAGTAATTTATGTAGCAGTTTAGATAGCAGTCTCGATGATAGCCCCAAGGACAACCACACGGGCAGACGGGAGCCCACCCTGCAAAGGAAACTCCTGCGCCTGATGCGCGAGGAGAAAAAGTACATGCGGAATGGCACCCACAAGCAGAGAGGGCCGCcaaatgtgaagaagaaatcgAAGGACTATGAGGAGGACCACCTCGAAGGAGGCGAATCGGGGCTAATGTACGTGCATGATATGTGCGAAAAAATTCTAAATAGCGGAAAAGCATTCAGCCAAAGCACAGACAGGTACATAATTATGAACAGAAGAAACCAAATCAAAAAGATAAGCCTAAACGAAATGAACGAACTGATTACAGAAATTATCTACACAACTTTGACAAGggacaatttggaaaatagCCTGTTGGATCTCCTAGGAGAAGAACACATAGACTTCATATTTAACATTATCaaaaacaaggaaaacataaaaagggATATCAAACTGTTAAGTAAATATGTagatgtaaaggaaaaagttctCGCATCGAACTTTTTCATAACTGATAAAACGACAGACGGAAttaacagtaaaaaaaatattttcataaaaaaggaaaacattgaaaaaattgtagatttctttctatatacattaaaagaaaacaattttgGTGATGTGAAAAAGATATACATACCAAATGAAGAGAACCAGTTGGAAGAAATTCAGGTGCCTAGAAATACCTCTTACTCATACACAGATAATGTTACCAAAGTGAGGATTAACAGATTGGAAAACTTTCAATTCAGTAAGGACGAGTTAGTTTCTGTGAAGGTGCTACCATTTTGGCACAAGTACATTTTCGAATTCGAACATTTTAACTATGTACAGTCTAAAGTTTTTAAGGCTGCCTTTCAGACGAATAAGAATTTACTCGTTTCCGCACCCACGGGATGTGGAAAAACTAACATCGCCTTGCTAGTCATACTGCAGCAGATTTGCCTCTTCTGCGAGCAGAACGGAATCAGCCTGGAGAGAATCGCCCAGAATTACCTTCTTCGCAGCGGGGAGGGGGTAAACACCCGGGAGTTTCGCCATGCAAACGTAAATCATGAGAAGCCCAACGGACAGGTGATCGATGAACCGCCGAAAGAGGAATCCCCAAGTGAGGACCCTCCAAATGAAGACTCCACCAATGAGGACCAGCCAAATGAGGACATCCCAATTGGGGACCTCCCAAACGGAGACCCCCTTCATGAAGACCCCCCAAGCGATGACAGCGCCAGTGACCATGCCAACGACCACGCCAACGACCACGCCAACGACCACGCCAACGACCACGCCCCCTCCCGCGGTGGAAACTCCATAAACGCAAAGGAATTCAAAATCATCTACATAGCCCCGATGAAGTCCCTCGTCTTCGAAATAACCAACCTGTTCCAGAGGAagctaaaaatttttaacctAAAGGTGTGCGAATACACAAAGGAACACAGCCTGACCTCCAAACAGTTGGAAGGAGTGCACATAATAGTAACCGTCCCGGAAAAGCTAGACATCCTTTTAAGAAATAGCAGTTACTCCACCACGGTATCTGACGAGTCATTAATTAAACACATCAAATGCCTGATCCTTGATGAAGTACATTTGCTAAATACAGACAGAGGTGATGTGATCGAAACGATTGTTGCTCGATTTTTACGATACTCGGAAACGTCCCAGTCGGTGAGGAGAATAATGGCCATGTCAGCCACGCTACCGAATTACAACGACGTGAGAGATTTTctaaaagtggaaaaagacATGTGCTTCTACTTCAATGAAAGTTACAGATCCATCCAGCTGGACAAAACGCTCTACGgaatacatgaaaaaaatatgaacaagttgAATGTAGCAAAGAATGTATATGCGTATGGCGAAATTATAAATGCGCTGAAGAAAGACAAGCAGTGCATCATCTTTGTGTGCTCAAGAAATGACACCCAAAAGACTATACAATTTCTGATAGACTATGCTGTGAAAAATGGTGAAATCGATTACTTCCTCACTAACCTTTACACAGATAGCGATATAAATAagagaattaaaaaatcGAATAACATGTATGTGAAACAGTTTTATGAATTTGGCTGCTCCATACACCACGCGGGCATGTCAAGGTCCGACAAAATATTGGTGGAAgatttattcaaaaaaaaggcctTCAATGTGTTATGCTGCACGTCGACCTTAGCATGGGGAGTTAACCTACCCGTCCATACCGTCATCATCAAAGGTACCaacttcttctcctccgaaagtggaaaaatggaagataTGGATATTCTTGATATTAACCAAATATTCGGAAGGTGCGGCAGACCGCAGTACGAAGATCATGGACATGCCATCCTCATAACGGAAAGGACAAAACTGTACAAGTATATAAAACTGCTAACCAATAATACCATCATCGAATCgagctttttaaaaaatatagaaaatcACCTAAACGCTGAAATAAGCATAGGGACAACCAAAAATATCGAGGATGGAATCAAGTGGCTGGAATATACCTACCTCTACGTCCGAATGAAAAAGAACCCCAACCTGTACGATGCAGATCTAACCACAGACATCCATCTGTacaataaaaggaaggatattATCCTAAAGGCTATACAAAACCTgagtgaaaataaattagtAAGGAGAGTATTCCTCACCAACGACTTTATCGGAACGTTCTATGGACACATAGCAGCCAAGTACTATGTGGATTATCAAACCATAGGAATTTTCGCGGCAAACATTGACAGAAGCAATTACATAGAAGTTATTGACGTTATTAGTAAGTCGaaagaatttgaaaatatacaaattcGAAATGAAGACATGAAAGATTTTATGTTCTTAAAAAGTAGATGTGAAATAAACGAACAGTACGATGAATCCAAATGTATGACCTTACGCATATTGATCGAATCCTATCTGAGAAGAATACAAATAAATAACTTTTCCCTCATTTGCGAAATTAACTATGTCATACAGAATATTATTCGCATTTTATATGCCTACTATGAAATATGCCTTAACGTCTTGAAGAATATTTCCAACTTGATTATGAATACCCATAATCTTATTGTATCCATTTTGAGGAGACTTCCCATCAATTGTTGCGTCTTCAGGCACTTCTGCTACAAGAATGAGTTActagaaaagaagaacatgaCATTTTCTAGCCAACCTGCAAAGGGGGCTAAACACAGAAACGATCCATCGGAAGATAATGCAGCTTCCCACCCGAATCATCTGCCCTACAGGGGGAAGTATGTAAATCCGTCAGAAATGCTCGAAGAGGAGTATGCTAATAATCATGATTCATATAACACGCCACAGGGCAGGTACCGGAAAAACCAAAACTACACCATCTACTTAAAAGAATCTGTGGTGAacattttagaaaaaaaaaaactaacaCACGAATCTATCGACACGTTAACCAAAAGCgaacttcttttctttctaaGGAACGAAGTCTACACCAACCAAATTCTCTACTACAAGAATGTAATTCCAAACTTACACATCGATGGATACATTCAGCCCATAACCCAAACCATCATGAAAATAAATCTGCAAGTACAACTCATAAATACCATTTGGTCAGACCAGTGGAATGACCTTCAAGAAAACTTTCAtctcttccttttgaatACACTCAATAATgacattttatatttccaaaaattctctattcataaaaaagacaggaaaaaaatccatGACATTTCTTTCGAATTTCCAATCGCAAATCAAATGCCCCCGCAAATCACGGTCCAGTTTTTATCCATGAATTGGTGCAATTTGTCCTACGTCCATATTTTCAACACAAACAACCTATTCATTAATCAGAAgattaatatattttccgaAATTCTGCCGATCGTTCCACTGTCAACGcaaattttgaaaatccCTAGCTACATCaagttcttttccttccggTATTTTAACCCTATTCAGACGCAGATGTTCCACGCCACGTTCCACACGGATGAGAACATCCTCCTAGGGGCCCCTACAG GAAGCGGCAAGACCGTCATCGGAGAGCTGTGCATCCTGAGGAACCTACTCCACCACGAACGGGAAAAAGCCGTGTACATATGCCCCATGAAGGCCATTGTAAATGAGAGATACAAAAGCTGGGCCAGCAAATTTAAAAACCTCCTAAACAAAAACGTAATTGAACTGACAGGAgataaaaacgaaaataaagaaaatatcGTAGATAGTGACATAATCATATGTACGCCAGAAAAATTAGACGTTATATCCagaaattggaaaaataaaaaattcatgaAAAACGTCAATTTGATCATTTTTGATGAGATACATTTACTCGGGCAGGAAAACAGAGGAGGTGTCATtgaaattttaattaatcggtttaaaaatatggaacaatatttgaataaaaaaataagactCGTTGGATTAACCACTGTCATAACGAGTGTAGACGATTTGATCCTATGGCTAGATGTAAAAGAAGActacctttttaatttcccgtCTTCTTGCCGCATAGTACCTTGTAAAACGCACATTCTAGGCTTCACCCAAAAGGCATACTGCGCAAGAATGTCAGTAATGAACAAAAACGTCTTCGACGCTATTAACCAATATGCACAGTCCAAAAATGTACTCATATTTGTTTCGTCCAGGAGACAAACGAGGGTTACCGGATATGATATAATTTCCCTCAACCTCAGTTCCCACAATCTGAACTTTTTGCATACAGAAAATTTGCTAAACGATAAGAGTCACATCCAGTTTTTACTTAACAGTAGTAAAAgaaaggatggaaaaaagaaaaaaaaaaaaaaaaaaaaaaaatttccaaaggGTGAAGAAGAACCAAATGAGCGCCAATATCCTCGTCGTAGCTTTGAAACGAATCATTTCGAAAGAAGCCATGATGATGACCACCATTTCGACAGTGACAGTGGTGACGACGAATCAAACGATCTGCTCGATTACACCGCCCTAATGAGCAAAAACTTAtctggagaagaaaaaacacaagtAGCTAACATGCTCTTCCAAAACTACCTGAACATAATCGAAAATGAACACTTGAAAGATTTGCTCAGGTACGGAATAGGAATTCATCACGCTGGGTTAAacgaaaatgataaaaatattgtagaatatttttttttaaataaaataattcaaaTACTTATATGTACATCAACCTTAGCATGGGGAATTAACCTCCCAGCTTATCTAGTTATCATAAAGGGAAATGAATTCTACGATGCCAAGACGAAAAAGTACAAAGATATTTCCTACACAGATTTACTACAAATGATTGGCAGAGCTGGCAGACCACAATTTGACGACAAAGCTTTAGCCATATTGCTAGtccaagaaaaaagaaaaaacgcaatcaaaaattttctctatCATCCTATGAATATAGAATCCAATATTatagaaaatttaaatgaaCACATCAATGCAGAAATTTGCTCCAAAGTGATAAGCAACAAGGAAGACCTTTTTAATTACCTTACCAAATCGTATTACTTTAAAAGACTTTTTTCCAACCCTTCCTACTATATAAAAGATGTGCAGTATGTCCAGCTATTTGATAATAATATACTGTCTAATCAGGCCAAGAAGGTTATATATGAGCATGTGAATAAAATTATCGACAGCACAATCAGCTTTCTGCAGAACAACAAGTGCATACAAGTAACGATGGAGGATTACATGTACACTTATTGCGCTACCCCCCTGGGGCATATTGCCTCCGTGTACTACCTAAAATGTGAGACggtgtcttttttttacaaaatggttGAGCAGAGTTGTGAGAGACATAATTATGTGGAAGATGAGAACGATGAGGGAGAAGACCACAGTGGAGATCTCCAAAATGGCAACGGTGTGGTCGATCAGGGGGAGGTAGCCATGGACTTGGGGGAAGCGATAATCGGCCCAACGAACGAAGATCACTGCGTAGAAGACAAAGCAACCACCCCCGAAGAACGCCACGAATTGCACCGCACGCAGACAAAGGAACTCGACTTCTACGGACTGTTCGCCCTGATCGCGCAGGCGAGGGAATTTGATGACGTCCCCCTCAGGCACAACGAAGACCAATACAACGTAAAACTGAGAAACCAAATTCCCCTAGATATCAACATGAATATGAGAAATATCAAAACATACCTCCTGCTCCTGTCCCGTTTGTACGAATGCACCTACGAAACGGTAGACTATCACATCGACTTGAAATTAGTCATGGATCAAATAGCAAGAGTTATTAATGGCTTCATTGACATATGCTTACTCTTTggtaaatataattatataaaaaatttgatcCTCATATATCAGTGTATTAACCAGAAAATTCAGCCCAGCCAAAATTCCCTTAACCAGATTAAGGACATAAATGATAgtcagctagccaaattggaagaattgcaaataaaaaatttaaaggacCTACTAAAATTTGATAaatcctttttatattcactTAACATTTTCCACACCTCTCAGttggattttatttttcaaattcccTCCCTAACTAGCAGCGTCaaattattttacaaaagtgTTAACCCTGCTAACGATGTGgcggaaaagaaatataactTTGTCAGCATTCCGTGTGTAAATCatctaaaaaatgaaaataaatttttttttaaaatgaagcatCATGATCCGAATGAAATTATCattaaagtttttttttgtttctttaataaaGTATCGCGGGATTCCAATTCGAGTGCCCCCCCTAGTGCGAATGTGCAGTG GTACGCCATCCTGCACGATTGTGCTCAAGACGAATCGGTTTCCATCAAGCGCTTCAACAATGCGCCCCTAAAGAAAACATCCTCCGTCTCGTTCAC TTTGGAAGACCTAGTCCGGGGGACCTACGACTTTTCCGTGTACGCACATAGCGACACCTACTACGGAATAGACCACGAGGTTAGAGAGGAAAGCGCTTTTACAAAa